From Quercus lobata isolate SW786 chromosome 1, ValleyOak3.0 Primary Assembly, whole genome shotgun sequence, one genomic window encodes:
- the LOC115951696 gene encoding glycine-rich RNA-binding protein blt801-like, with the protein MIVEDERDDNEVVDLDYEQIDGVDNPSMQVLREQSDGFMSYIESGRVSGRGHGGGRVSDNGGGIGGGIVGGGGRVGRGGGSDCGGSGRVGGGSSNGSGNGYGLL; encoded by the exons ATGATTGTTGAAGATGAGCGGGATGATAATGAAGTGGTAGACTTGGATTATGAACAAATTGATGGAGTGGATAATCCTTCTATGCAAGTGTTACGTGAACAAAGTGATGGATTTATGTCATACATTGAGAG TGGAAGAGTCAGTGGTCGTGGCCATGGCGGTGGAAGAGTCAGTGACAATGGCGGTGGCATTGGCGGTGGAATAGTCGGTGGCGGTGGAAGAGTCGGTAGGGGTGGCGGTAGTGATTGCGGTGGCAGTGGGAGAGTCGGTGGCGGCAGCAGTAATGGCAGCGGTAACGGTTATGGgttgttgtga